A segment of the Fusobacterium ulcerans genome:
TCAAAAAGTGAATCAGTAATTTCTGTTATTTCATGAATTCCGTTTATTGAACTTGCAAAGTATTTTGTATGTGCAACATTATGAATATCACCACTTGAAAAGTAAGCCTTACCATCTTTATCCGCTATAAAAACTCTGTCAAATTGAGTTAAATTTTTTAATTTTATTGCAAGATCAAGAATATCTTTAGTATCCATATTTTCATTATAGGTAAAAATATTAGCAGCACTTTCCAAAACCATCATATTATTTTTTAAATGGTTTTTAACTATTGTACTTTGAAGCATAGCTCTGTATTCTAGTTTATCCTTGTAAAGTTCCATTTCATTGGCATAAAAAGATTTGAAAAAATTTGCTATTGAGAATGCAGAAAAAATAAATATAAGAAAAAGACTGGCAGTCAGCATAAAATACTTGTTTAATTTATTAAAAATCCCCATAACATCCATCCCCTTTTATTCAAGTAGAAATCAATTATGTATTATAAAAGTATTGTTTAAAATGCTCTTTTGTTTATTATAATATAATTAAAGGAAAATATCAATGTTAATTTCGTATTAAAGGTAATAATTAATTTTAAAGAATAAATGAAAAACACAATAAATATATTTATTTATAATAAGTCATTTACTGGAAATAATTTATAAAATTCAACAGAATTTATATATGGCAGAATTACCATTGGGAGAAGTTCATGTATAAATAAAGATATTATCATAAATTAATTTTTTATATTTCTTTCTTTAATACTAAAATTGAAAATAACAGGAAAATTTAATTGTTAAAATATATGTTAAAAGTTATAAACAGATGGTATAATCAATATATACTATAAAAGAGAGACGATGAAATAGGGTGGGGATAGAAATGAAAAGAATTGTAAAAAATAATTTAGATCAGCAGTTAATAAATTCCATGGTGCTATATCATGAACTTTTAAAAGAATCTTTCAAGAAAAGAGAAAGAGTAAAAAGTAAAATTATTGTTCCTGAATTTAATTATTCAGAATTGGTATATTATACAGAACTAAAAAATACTTTAGAATGTTTAAAACATAACTACAGAGAATTGTTGAAGTATATTAAAATTGAGAATTATTCACCTATGCTGAAGGTAATATTTTTATATGATTATGAATATTGTGTTCCTACAGTGATAAACATGACTTTAAAGGAATTTTTAGCAAGTGATTTATATATAGGAAAAGAGGAAATAAATATAAAGCCAAGAGATATTGGAATATACTAAGATTTATTTGAAATTAAATAAAAAACACCTTTAATTAAATTTTAAAGGTGTTTTTTTTATCATAGATGAATTAATTGTTTTCACATTTAATCAGAGAAGCTAAGAAAAGCAGAACAATACAGCATAGCCAGATTGCATATGTTCCACATAAAGTACTTAAAACTCCTCCAAAGAATATTCCCACAGGAAAAGAAAAAACTAAAATGAAATATTTAGAAGCAACTTTTATAGATTCTATGTCTTTTTTTATTAAAACGTCACCAATATGTGCTCCAAGACTTCTTAAATTTCCAGTAGCAATGGTACTGTTGTGCACATTGCCATTATATTTTCTAAAATTACTTAACTGAAAAGTTGTTATTACAGAAAGTAAAAAGTTTACTATATTGTTAGAAAAAGAAGTAGAAATAAATCCAACTCCTAATAAAATGATAAGTTCTGTCAGTAAAAGTGCTTTTTGAAGTTTTGGTACTTCATAATCTTTTAAAGTAAATTTTAATAATTGAGCAAATACAGCACCTAAAAGACACCCTGAAATAGGAACAACACTAGAGATAAGCATATTGAAATCATTTTCATATAATGATAATCCTATTTTAGCCATATTTCCTGTATGCATACTGACAAAAGCTTGTCCTCTTGTAAAGAACGCATACGCATTAATAAATCCCCCAATGAAAGTAAGAAGACCCATAAAGATCAAACTTTCATCTACCTTATTTTTTTTCACTTCCATTTAAAATCCCCCTTAGTTATTCATAGCATTTTAGACTATATCATAATCAAAAACTATTTTCAATGAAAAATATATATAAAAATAAAAACCCTGTTTAAAAGTTCTGAATAAAAGGTAATTAAAAGAAAAAATAAAATTAAAGAAAAATAATTTTATTTCCTCTATATAGTATATTGTATACCATATTGTAATTAAAAAATAAAAGATAAAAATAATTTATATATCATATAAAAAAGATACATTTATTTGGATAAAATAAAATTTTTATTGAACTCTCTATTGCTGTAAAAGAACTTTGCAAATAGAAGAATAAAAAAATAAATCTAAAAAGTATGATATAATATATTATATTACAAAAAATCATAATTTTACTACTAAAAATTTATAAAAAATAAAATAGATTTTTAAGACATAATTTTTATCATATATGACGGCAAAGAAAACAGGGGGATTATATGGAAGATAGATTCGTTATTTTTACTGGAACAATTTGCAGTACTTATTTAAATAGAATGAGAGATTATGCTATGAGGGATTTAGAAAATGAAACTAAGAAGGGGAAAACTAATTTTTTAAAATTCTCTAAAATAGTAGAAAAAATTTATAATGAAAATAAAATAGAATCTCTAAATTTTTCATATGATGAAATAAGAAAAATAGAGGAAAAGAATAGAATAATTTTTTCATTGCCTTTTTCTGGAAGTGGGGAATTGCTGAAGGTATCACCTGATACAATAGATGGATTAAAGTTACCTGTAATGAGAAAGGAAGAAGAAATTATATTTTCTTTGAAAGAAACTGAGTTCAAAGATGAACATGAAATAAAAGAAGAACTGATAAATCTTTTGACTAAAATAAATGAAATTTGCAGCTTCTTAAAAAAAGAAATTGAAAACTATAATAAGGATCTTGCAAATATGCTGAAAGAAAAAAGTGTGGAATTATATGAAAAAATATCATTTAGAACCTGGTAAGATTTTTTTTAAAGTAATTATAAAGTGTTCAAGCTCTGAAAAAATGGGTACTAAAAAAGAAAAAATATAAATAAAAAATAAATGTGTACAAAATTTAAAAAATAGTGTATAATACTTGTATAGTGATAAAGAGATTTATATGTTTTGAAAAAATGTTTTAATATTTAATAAAGTTCTTTCTTTGAAATTACCATTAGTAAGTATTAAATTTTTTATCAACATTCTTAACAAGTTTAAGAATGCTATCAAAATGATAGGTTGGTATCATTAAAAAATTATATTTATGGAGGTAACAAATGAAAGGTACAGTTAAATGGTTTAATCAAGACAAAGGTTTTGGATTTATTACAGGTGAGGATGGGAAAGAAGTATTCGCTCATTATTCTCAAATCCAAAAAGACGGATTTAAAACTTTAGCAGAAAATGAAGAAGTTGTTTATGAAGTAACTCAAGGTCAAAAAGGACCTCAAGCTTCTAACATAAAAACTAGATAATTTTAAATAGATTAAGGTTAAGGAAACTTAGCCTTTTTTTTTATTTAAAAAATAAGCTACTCTTTTCATAAAATAAAAAAACTTTTTAATAAAAAAATAAAATAATTAAGGATAAATCACAAAAGAACTATCTGTTGTTGTAAGCAGACAGTTCTTTTTTATTAAAATTATTTGAAAAGTAATTAATTATTATAAATAACTTTCATAATAATTATATATTATCATCTGGATTTTCTTCTTTGTCATCTTCTTCATATTCAGATATAGTAGGCAGAGCAAAGCCAATACGTCTAGCAGGTTTTGTTTTATCCTCTCTTTCAACAAAAGTAATCAAGAAGTTAAGCTGGCTGATATGCTGTATTAATTGAGCCTCTTTTCCTTCTACAAATCCATAAAAATATAGTATGTCAGGGTTTTGATAACCAATATCTGTAACAGACATTACAACAGAAGAACCAAAAGAAGCAAGTTTTAAAGCAATTTCATGATCTTCATCTAATATCTCTTCAAATTCTCTAATTTGTTCTACCAGTTTTTCATATTTCCAATCAGCCATATTATAGTCACGAGGCAATGTTTCTTCTATAACATCTGGTAGTTTAGGTTTTTTATCTTTAGCCATAAATCCTCCCTTGATATATTGAATCAGAAATAAAAAACAGCAATTTTTCTCTTAATACTCTATGAAATGATGAATATTTAAATGATCTTTTATTTTATATTATAACATAAAATAATTAGGGAATTAAATAATTATTATAAAATAAAGGAAAGGGAAAACCAGCCTAGAATTATATAGTAACTAAAAATATGGAGGCGGAAGTTATGAAAAAAGTAAAAGAGGATTTAAATGAAGTTAAAGAAGCAATAAAAAAGACTAAAGACGATTTAAAAGAGGTAACTAAAGAAAAAGCTCATGAAAAGAAAAAAGATATAAAAGAAAAAGCTGATTATTTAAAAGAGGATATAAAAAACACTGCTAAAGAGGTCAAAGAGGATATAAAAGAAAAAACTAAAAAAGCAAAAGATACTGTAAAAGAAAAAGTAGAAAAGGATAAAGAAAAATTAAAAGAAATAAAAGAAGTTATAAAAAAATAGTACGAAAAAGAAAAGAGCTTCAATTTAATGAGGCTCTTTTGTATTTAGCATATTTTACATATCATAATCTTTTTTATTACTCTTATACTGCTTATAAATAAAAAATATACCTATAAATAAGATAAGAAAAACTATTACAAAAGATAAAGTTAATAAAAGTATCCTCACAAATACCTCCTTATAAATGAACATTCTAATTATACCTTACTGTATCTCTATACCATTCTTTTTGTTTTTTATATTCTTTTGAAAGAAAGCCTTTGCTTACTTTTATTTGAGGGGAGTTAGAGAGTATTTTTCTTAGCAGTCCTTCAAATAAATGAATTTTATTATATTCTAATAAAATTTTAACTTTTTTACCATCAATTTTATAAAGGTATACCATTAAAGAATTTCTGTATCTTTGAATTATTTTATGAGTATGTATCCATATTACTGAATTAATATCCAGCCTTTCAAGTGAAAATCCTCTGTTAATTATAAGAATATTATCTCGAAGCAGTAAAGGGAGAGAATAAATACTAAAATTAAGAGAAAGATTTTTCTCCTCCTCAGTGAGAAGAGATTCAAAAGCATCTTGATTTTTCCAGATGGATTTCCATGCAAAAAACCAGATAATACAAGCAAAGAAAACAACTACTGTAATAATAGAAACAGCCAAAATAGCATCTCTTCTTCTTGCTGGACCAACAAGCTCTACAGGAAATCTAGTAGCTTCTTTATAGAGAACAGCAGCAAAGAATATATTAATACTCAGCAAAATTCCCCATACTGAAAATAGAGATAAATATTTTATTTTATTTTTCATAAAATTATTCTCCTTTTATCTAAAATCACTCTCTTTTGGAATATTTCCTTCTGCTATTATAGATTCAAATTTTTCAACTGCATTCTCAACTGCTTCATCATTTTCTAAATTCAATGCTTCATCCAGCAGGACTCTAAATACATTTTCAAGTTGATAATCATAATAGTCATATTCATTAGTCCATTCTGCTAATCCCTTCAAAAATTCATCTAAGTTGCCATCTTTTTTTAGGTTTTCAGTAAGCTTTTCTGCATCATCTATTGTGAATATTTCAAGATTATGCTGACTGTGAACAAAGCTGTGAGCATACAAAAGTGGATATATTACTTTGCTCCAGCCATATTTTTTTATTATACGAGCAAAACTTTCTTCAAAATAACTTGGTTCTTCATGATCTGGGTTTGTACTTTGAAATAATTCTGCATAGAGAAGTACATCTTTTTCATTAACCAGTGCCAGTTCTGTTGCAAAAAATGAACCACCAGCAGATTCTCCATCTAATGAAACTTCATCTTCTGGACTATTGAGGTTTATTAGTTTTCCTACTATTTTACGCATTAATGGATGAAGTTCTGGATATTTTACAGCTTGTTTAGCAAAATATTCCTCAATCACTCCTATAGAGTCATCTTCATTTTCAAAATCTTCCCATAAGATATCAAAATACCAGTTGTAATCATCTTGCTCTGACTTATCAATTCCTTTTGATATTGCTTTTAGTTTCTTTTCAAGCCATTCTTTTGTGAGTTTTGCCATTATAAATCCTCCTTGTAGTAGCAATGTTGTTATAGATAATAGTATCATTTATCTTAATTGCATACAAGAAAGTAGTACTTGCTTTTTGTCAATTAGCAGTTGATAAAAAATAGAAGGAAATTAATATCAACAATATAACATAAAACCTCTATATTTTATATTTATAATATAAAAAGTATAAAATAGTTAAATGGTATTATGGAGGGAAGTATGAGAAATAAACAGGATATTTTAAATTTGGAAAAAGAAATAATAGAGAAAAAATCTTTGCCTTATTCGAGAGATGAAGCAAGAAAAGAACTTTTGGTAAGTAAATGTTTTAGAATTAGCAAAAATCATAAAAATTTTGAGTTTAATATTTTAAATATAGGAAAATTTAAAGGAAAAATGGAAGATTTAGTAGAAAAAATTAATAATTCTAATTTAACAATGTTAAAGACAAAATCTTGGACAGAAGTTGGAGCTTATTCTATCAGCCATCCTAATTTAATAAAGCTGAATGAAAATCATGAAGTATTTAAAATATTGAAACATTTCGAAGTATAGCAAAAAAGATATTCAAAATTATTTTTAAATATTTTTGTTATTAATAAAATTATAAACTTTGATAAAATCGTGGGGGAAGAATGAAAAAAATAATTATGTTTCTTTTTATCATTTTAACAACTGTTTGTATTGCTGGACAACTTGTGTATATAACACCTAAAGGAAAGAAATATCATTCTACTAAAAATTGCAGAACTTTAGCAAGAAGTAAGGTTATTAAGGAAATAAAATTATCTGAAACAGGCAGAAGACAGCCTTGTAAAGTTTGCTACTAGGGGAGGATTTATATGAGGAAAATAATTGTATTAGGAGTATGCCTGATTTTATTATGCAGTTGTGTGAAAAAGAATAATTTATCAAGTAATGAAGAAAAGTTATTAAATGAAATAGGCTTTGATAAAGAGTTGATTGCAGAAGCAAAATCAATCATAAAAAGTGATTTTAAACAACTGCCGGCTATTGAGCAGGAAACAGGAGATATACTGAAAGATCAGTATTTTAATGGGATTTATTTTGAAAAGTATAATGATAAATATGTAAAGATAAAAGAAAAACTAGAGAAAAATAACTATAGAGTTTTTTTGTTTGAGATCAGCTATCCTGAAAAACATATTGCTGTAATAAAAGGAAATGATAAATTTGATGTTTTAAAATATAGAAGGACAGATGGGATTAATTATGGACTGCAAACAGAGGATATTATAAATAAAATTTCAGAATGGGATAAGAAATATGGAGTAAATATAGTTGGATGTGGACGAGATTGGGTATGGATAGAACTTAATAAACTGCCAAAAGATTTAGATATGTTTTCTGAAGAGGTATACGAATTCTGTCCTGATATAGTAGATCAGGGTGTAGGAGACATGAAAAAATTAAAAGATTCAATAAAAGTAAATAAAGAATTGTTTTTATGGTGGGATTAAAGATAAAAATGTCATTAAAAATTATATATATTATGACAAACATTTAATATGTAAATATTTATAATTAGAATTTACTGGAATAAAAATAAATGAAAAACTGACTAATTTAGAAGGAGGGAATTTTTCTCTATAAGTCAGTTTTTTTATTTTCTAAGGATGAAAATTTGGATATTAAGCAAAAAAATATAAATTGTGACTGAAACTTTGTATACATTTTCAAAAAAAATCGTATACAAACACTTTTGCTCGATGTAAAAATTATAGTTTTTGTCATAATTATAGACAGAACAATTTATATATGACGCTTATGGATTGTATACAAACGTTATATTTTTAATTACTAAAAAAATAGACTATAATCATATCAATACATAAAAATTAAATATCTTTTAAACTTTAAAAAAGAAGGCCAATCTTATATTAAACTAGAAGATTAAAGTTTAAGAGAAGCAGGAGGATTAGGTATGAGTACAAATGAGGCATCGGAATTAAAACGGGAAATTGGGGTATTTGGTGGAATTAGTATTATTGGTGGAATAATGATAGGGGCAGGAATATTTTATATAGGTTCTTATGTTCTTATGAGAGTTGGAATGAATATTGGATTAGCATTAATATGCTGGTTGATAGGTGGACTTATCAGTCTGATGGGTGGATTATGTTATGCTGAATTGGGAAGCATGATGCCTAAAGCTGGAGGAGCTACAGTATATTTGAATGAAGCATATCATCCAATAGTAGGATTTATGTCAGGAATGTCATCATGTTTGCTGGCTGGACCCGGTTCAATAGCAGGACTTTCAATAGCACTTATTGCATCTTTTAGAACTTTTACTACTATAAGTGATGTTGGATTGAAAGCCTTGGCTGTAATGCTGATAGTTTTTCTTACTGTGTGCAACTGTTATGGAGTAAAGAAAGCTTCTGTACTTCAAAATGTATCAATGGTAGCAAAACTAGTGCCTATTCTTTTGATAATGATTTCAGCTCTGTTTATGGGAAATATTTTCCCAAATGTTTCATTATCTACAGTAAATGAAGCAGCTCAAAGTACAGGAAGAAGTGTTATCGGAATGATAGCTTTTGCTGTGGTAGCAACATTGTGGGCATATGATGGATGGCAGAATCTAAATGCTCTGGCAGAAGAAATAAAAGAACCTCAAAGAAATTTACCTCTATCCCTTGCAATAGGTATTGGTGGAGTAATTATATTATATATGCTTTTTAACTTTTCTATATTCCGTGTTCTTCCAATGGAAGATATCAAGAATATGATAGCTAAAGGAGATTATTATTTAGGAACAGAAGTAGCAAGAAGAATATTTGGAAACACTGGAGCAGTAATAGTTGTTATAGGAATGATACTGGCTATCTTCGGTTCATTAAATGGATTGATACTGTCAGGACCGCGTGTATATTATGCTTTGGCAAAAGAGGGGCATTTCTTTAAAATGTTTTTAAATGTACATCCGGTTTATAAAGTTCCAACAAATGCAATTATAGCTCAGGGGATAGTTTCAATAACTCTTGTATTGTCACGTAATCTTGAACAATTAGCTACTTTGGTTGTATTTACTGGAATGATCTTTAAACTTCTGACTATATTATCAGTTGTAGTGTTCCGTAAAAAATATCCAAATATGGAGCGTCCATACAAGGTAATAGCTTATCCAGTAACTGTTATTATAACATCTCTGGTATTCTTGGGATTGATATTAAATAACCTTGCGAAAGATCCAGTAAACTCTATTTTAAGCTGTGCTGTTCAAATATTTGCAGTGGCTTTGTATATGTATTTTGATAGAAAAATAAAAAAAGAAAAAATGAATGAAGAGATATAACATATATTTTCTAATATGAGGAGGCAAAAATGGAAACATTGTTTTATAATGCAAAAGTATATTTAGAAAGAGAAAAATTTGCTGAAGCTGTTTTGGTAAGAGATGGAATAATAGCAAAAATTGGAACAGGTGATGAGCTTTTAAAAGAAGCAGGTAAAGATTGTAAAAAAATAGATT
Coding sequences within it:
- a CDS encoding YoaK family protein — its product is MEVKKNKVDESLIFMGLLTFIGGFINAYAFFTRGQAFVSMHTGNMAKIGLSLYENDFNMLISSVVPISGCLLGAVFAQLLKFTLKDYEVPKLQKALLLTELIILLGVGFISTSFSNNIVNFLLSVITTFQLSNFRKYNGNVHNSTIATGNLRSLGAHIGDVLIKKDIESIKVASKYFILVFSFPVGIFFGGVLSTLCGTYAIWLCCIVLLFLASLIKCENN
- a CDS encoding cold-shock protein, giving the protein MKGTVKWFNQDKGFGFITGEDGKEVFAHYSQIQKDGFKTLAENEEVVYEVTQGQKGPQASNIKTR
- a CDS encoding DUF6173 family protein; its protein translation is MAKDKKPKLPDVIEETLPRDYNMADWKYEKLVEQIREFEEILDEDHEIALKLASFGSSVVMSVTDIGYQNPDILYFYGFVEGKEAQLIQHISQLNFLITFVEREDKTKPARRIGFALPTISEYEEDDKEENPDDNI
- a CDS encoding DUF4253 domain-containing protein gives rise to the protein MRKIIVLGVCLILLCSCVKKNNLSSNEEKLLNEIGFDKELIAEAKSIIKSDFKQLPAIEQETGDILKDQYFNGIYFEKYNDKYVKIKEKLEKNNYRVFLFEISYPEKHIAVIKGNDKFDVLKYRRTDGINYGLQTEDIINKISEWDKKYGVNIVGCGRDWVWIELNKLPKDLDMFSEEVYEFCPDIVDQGVGDMKKLKDSIKVNKELFLWWD
- a CDS encoding APC family permease, whose translation is MSTNEASELKREIGVFGGISIIGGIMIGAGIFYIGSYVLMRVGMNIGLALICWLIGGLISLMGGLCYAELGSMMPKAGGATVYLNEAYHPIVGFMSGMSSCLLAGPGSIAGLSIALIASFRTFTTISDVGLKALAVMLIVFLTVCNCYGVKKASVLQNVSMVAKLVPILLIMISALFMGNIFPNVSLSTVNEAAQSTGRSVIGMIAFAVVATLWAYDGWQNLNALAEEIKEPQRNLPLSLAIGIGGVIILYMLFNFSIFRVLPMEDIKNMIAKGDYYLGTEVARRIFGNTGAVIVVIGMILAIFGSLNGLILSGPRVYYALAKEGHFFKMFLNVHPVYKVPTNAIIAQGIVSITLVLSRNLEQLATLVVFTGMIFKLLTILSVVVFRKKYPNMERPYKVIAYPVTVIITSLVFLGLILNNLAKDPVNSILSCAVQIFAVALYMYFDRKIKKEKMNEEI